One segment of Candidatus Arsenophonus lipoptenae DNA contains the following:
- a CDS encoding amino acid ABC transporter permease, whose amino-acid sequence MNFKVILENWQYLLFGAFPDGPLEGAILTLFISVLSGSISIFLGIAGGIALTILSGWWANILAMILGFFRAIPVIMLIFWIYFLLPMLIGIDIPALMTVICSLSLITSAYLAHGVKAGILAISKEQWQAGMSLGFNKLSVLWYIILPPALRMMIPSFINQWITLIKDTSLAYIIGVAELSFLATQVNSREIIYPLEIFLFVALIYFIMCFLLEIISNHILHIIKNNTTHIDCVSKL is encoded by the coding sequence ATGAACTTTAAAGTTATTCTAGAAAATTGGCAATATCTATTATTTGGTGCGTTTCCAGATGGACCATTGGAAGGAGCAATACTTACACTTTTCATAAGTGTATTATCTGGAAGTATTTCTATTTTTCTTGGTATAGCTGGCGGAATAGCTTTAACAATATTAAGTGGTTGGTGGGCAAATATATTAGCAATGATATTAGGTTTTTTTAGAGCTATACCAGTTATTATGTTAATTTTTTGGATCTACTTCTTATTGCCTATGTTAATAGGAATAGATATTCCTGCATTAATGACAGTAATTTGTTCTCTATCTTTAATAACATCAGCTTATTTAGCTCATGGTGTAAAGGCAGGAATTTTAGCAATAAGTAAAGAACAATGGCAAGCTGGAATGTCATTAGGTTTTAATAAATTATCGGTATTATGGTACATAATACTACCACCAGCATTAAGAATGATGATTCCATCATTTATTAATCAATGGATTACTTTAATTAAAGATACTTCATTGGCTTATATTATAGGGGTAGCAGAGTTGTCATTTTTAGCGACTCAAGTTAATAGTAGAGAAATAATTTATCCTTTAGAAATTTTTTTATTTGTTGCTTTAATATATTTTATCATGTGTTTTTTACTTGAAATAATATCAAATCATATACTACATATTATAAAAAATAATACAACACATATAGATTGTGTTAGCAAATTATAA
- a CDS encoding amino acid ABC transporter permease has protein sequence MFKYFFSNQQLTKEYLDWIWQGLVITIWISFLTIIFSTILSCILVATRESRILLLRWLTIIYISLFRNTPLLIQLFFWYFAIGNILPVSIIQWLNTSHQLIIFSLKITWPSFEFLAGLISLILYSTPFITEELRSGIYAVKYEQKFAALALGLIRWQVMRYIILPQALKISFSPLLGQYMNIVKNSSLTMAIGVAELSYISRQIESQSLQTFMAFGITTILYITIIAIIEALEQCRKQHLINKGKFT, from the coding sequence ATGTTTAAATATTTTTTTTCTAACCAACAATTAACAAAGGAGTATCTTGATTGGATTTGGCAAGGATTAGTTATTACTATTTGGATATCATTTTTAACTATAATTTTTTCCACTATTTTGAGTTGTATTTTAGTTGCTACTAGAGAAAGTCGTATTCTGTTATTGCGTTGGTTAACAATTATTTATATCTCATTATTTCGTAATACCCCATTATTAATACAGCTTTTTTTTTGGTATTTTGCTATAGGTAATATTTTACCAGTATCTATTATACAATGGTTAAATACATCACATCAATTAATTATATTTAGCTTAAAAATAACATGGCCATCATTTGAATTTTTAGCTGGATTAATTAGCCTAATACTATATTCCACACCTTTTATTACTGAAGAATTAAGATCTGGAATTTATGCTGTAAAATATGAACAAAAATTTGCTGCATTAGCATTAGGATTGATTAGATGGCAAGTTATGCGTTACATTATTTTACCTCAAGCTTTAAAAATTTCATTTTCACCATTATTGGGACAATATATGAATATTGTAAAAAATTCTTCACTTACTATGGCTATTGGTGTTGCTGAACTTTCATATATTTCTCGTCAAATTGAAAGTCAAAGTTTACAAACATTTATGGCATTTGGCATTACGACAATACTTTATATTACTATTATTGCTATAATAGAAGCCTTAGAACAATGCCGGAAACAACACTTAATAAATAAAGGAAAATTTACATGA